Proteins from a single region of Erythrobacter sp.:
- a CDS encoding biotin--[acetyl-CoA-carboxylase] ligase — protein sequence MNGPQVITLVEETGSTNADLAAAIRSGEGWAEGTWLVARRQTAGRGRQGREWFDGAGNFMGSTAVQLGEGAPPPATLSFVAALAVRDAVAGVLPDDVAPALKWPNDVMLDGGKLSGILLEMVRGHIVVGIGVNLARAPQLPDRKTAAIADIALPAELEGFAASLAAAFDRRLEAWRTYGLAATLHAFLGGSIHAAGSPVTVHDTDGSVLTGSFAGLDESDGGLRLRLADGSERVIRAGDIS from the coding sequence TTGAACGGCCCCCAGGTCATCACGCTGGTCGAGGAGACCGGGTCGACCAACGCCGATCTGGCTGCCGCGATCCGCTCGGGCGAGGGCTGGGCGGAAGGGACATGGCTCGTCGCCCGCCGCCAGACCGCAGGGCGCGGACGACAGGGTCGTGAATGGTTCGACGGCGCGGGCAATTTCATGGGATCGACCGCGGTGCAGCTGGGAGAGGGCGCGCCGCCGCCTGCCACACTCAGCTTCGTGGCCGCACTCGCGGTGCGCGATGCAGTGGCCGGGGTGCTGCCGGATGACGTCGCTCCGGCGCTCAAATGGCCCAATGACGTGATGCTGGATGGCGGCAAGCTCTCGGGCATCCTCTTGGAAATGGTGCGCGGGCACATCGTCGTGGGCATCGGCGTGAACCTCGCACGCGCCCCGCAACTGCCTGACCGCAAGACCGCCGCGATTGCCGATATCGCCCTGCCGGCTGAGCTCGAAGGTTTCGCTGCCAGCCTTGCTGCCGCCTTCGACCGGCGGCTCGAAGCGTGGCGCACCTATGGCCTTGCCGCGACCCTTCACGCCTTTCTCGGCGGCTCGATCCACGCCGCAGGCTCGCCCGTCACGGTCCACGATACCGATGGCTCGGTGCTCACCGGCAGCTTTGCCGGGCTCGATGAAAGCGACGGCGGATTGCGGCTGCGCTTGGCGGATGGCAGCGAACGTGTCATTCGCGCCGGTGACATATCCTGA
- a CDS encoding type III pantothenate kinase, protein MLLAADVGNTNVVFALFTYDEEGRHSIRARWRIATDPRRTGDEYAVWLLQLLKIEGLERSDITQIIVASVVPRADHNLTVLCQKYFGITPLFAGQGAARWRFDIDVDQPSSLGADRALNILAAHHKYGGDLIVVDFGTATKFEAVDFTGAYKGGSIAPGINLSLDALVGKTAKLPRIAIRAPASRSVIGRNTEDQMLIGVYWGYVAMMEGMVARMQAEIGRPAKVVATGGLAILFDDATEIFDYVDADLTLDGLAILARQAETA, encoded by the coding sequence ATGTTGCTCGCCGCCGATGTCGGTAACACCAATGTCGTCTTCGCCCTGTTCACCTATGACGAGGAGGGGCGCCATTCGATCCGTGCGCGCTGGCGCATCGCCACCGATCCGCGCCGCACGGGCGATGAATATGCGGTGTGGCTGCTCCAGCTGCTCAAGATCGAAGGGCTGGAACGCTCGGATATCACGCAGATCATCGTCGCTTCCGTGGTGCCGCGGGCCGACCACAACCTGACCGTGCTGTGCCAGAAATATTTCGGCATCACCCCGCTGTTTGCAGGGCAGGGCGCGGCGCGCTGGCGCTTCGATATCGATGTCGATCAGCCCTCCTCGCTCGGGGCCGACCGCGCGCTCAACATCCTTGCCGCGCACCACAAATACGGCGGCGATCTGATCGTCGTCGATTTCGGCACGGCCACCAAGTTCGAGGCGGTCGATTTCACCGGCGCCTACAAGGGCGGATCGATCGCGCCGGGGATCAACCTCTCGCTTGATGCATTGGTGGGCAAGACCGCCAAGCTGCCGCGCATCGCCATTCGCGCACCTGCCAGCCGCAGCGTGATCGGTCGCAACACCGAAGACCAGATGCTGATCGGCGTCTATTGGGGCTATGTCGCGATGATGGAAGGCATGGTCGCGCGGATGCAGGCCGAGATCGGGCGCCCGGCCAAGGTCGTGGCGACAGGCGGCCTTGCCATCCTGTTCGACGATGCGACCGAAATCTTCGATTACGTCGATGCCGACCTCACGCTGGACGGACTCGCGATCCTTGCCCGGCAGGCCGAAACCGCCTGA